One genomic window of Campylobacter fetus subsp. fetus includes the following:
- a CDS encoding toxin, with translation MKIYKFMLSILSVCFLNISLQADDDETNFTPLVSIRSLYSGVILSMEDNPSSLIKTNWNLREITLPYIISKDYPFGTVQFVSPVNDNVCLGLSLAGKLTTMSCESTAVGNYGSVFSILPTNTSAVQIEAVAGLNECLSIVNSYASSSMDKFGVRKCIKDPNKNILLENLIVIGSAFMPAKVVR, from the coding sequence ATGAAAATTTATAAATTTATGCTATCGATTTTATCTGTATGTTTTTTAAATATATCTTTGCAAGCCGATGACGATGAGACTAATTTTACGCCTTTGGTTAGTATAAGGAGTCTTTATTCTGGAGTTATTTTGAGTATGGAAGATAATCCGAGCAGCCTTATAAAAACAAATTGGAATTTAAGAGAGATAACTCTTCCTTATATCATCTCAAAAGACTATCCTTTTGGAACCGTGCAATTTGTATCTCCTGTAAATGATAATGTTTGCCTAGGACTAAGTTTAGCCGGAAAACTCACTACTATGTCTTGCGAGAGTACTGCGGTAGGAAACTATGGAAGCGTGTTTTCTATATTGCCTACAAATACTTCTGCTGTTCAGATAGAAGCTGTTGCCGGATTAAACGAGTGCCTTAGTATAGTAAATTCATACGCTAGTTCATCTATGGATAAGTTTGGAGTTAGAAAGTGTATTAAAGATCCTAATAAAAATATTTTACTTGAAAATTTGATTGTTATCGGCTCCGCATTTATGCCTGCAAAAGTCGTGCGATAA
- a CDS encoding cytolethal distending toxin subunit B family protein has product MKNIYLILFCFSLSFGAIENYNLATWNMQGSSASTESKWNVNVRQLIAGSNAADILFIQEAGSLPHSAVQSQRVVQRGGIPVHEYIWNLGTNSRPNMVYIYYSRVDVGANRVNLAIVSRLQAEEVIVLTPPTTLSRPILGIRIGNDAFFSAHALANGGTDSAAIVENVYRNFISSPNVNWVIGGDFNREPSSLVNILESSVRQRVSIITPNAPTQSSGRTLDYLVAGNSGASAFSAPAIAAILMLANMRSQITSDHIPVNFRRF; this is encoded by the coding sequence ATGAAAAATATTTATTTAATATTATTTTGTTTTAGCTTGAGTTTTGGAGCTATTGAGAATTATAATCTAGCTACTTGGAATATGCAAGGATCATCAGCTTCTACTGAAAGCAAGTGGAACGTAAATGTAAGGCAGTTAATAGCTGGAAGTAACGCTGCTGATATTTTATTTATACAAGAGGCGGGCAGTTTGCCGCATAGTGCTGTTCAAAGCCAAAGAGTAGTTCAAAGAGGCGGTATACCAGTACATGAATATATATGGAATTTGGGTACTAATTCACGTCCAAATATGGTTTATATATATTATTCTCGTGTTGATGTTGGTGCAAATCGTGTTAATTTAGCTATCGTATCTCGACTGCAAGCCGAAGAAGTTATAGTGCTTACTCCTCCTACTACTCTTTCAAGACCGATTCTTGGTATTCGTATAGGAAATGACGCGTTTTTTTCTGCTCACGCTCTTGCTAATGGAGGTACCGATTCTGCGGCCATAGTAGAAAATGTATATAGAAATTTTATATCTAGTCCGAATGTAAACTGGGTTATCGGCGGGGATTTTAACCGTGAGCCGAGTTCTTTGGTAAATATTTTAGAAAGTAGTGTTCGGCAAAGAGTTAGCATTATCACTCCAAACGCTCCGACTCAAAGCAGCGGCAGAACGCTTGATTATCTTGTTGCTGGAAACTCCGGAGCAAGTGCTTTTTCGGCTCCTGCTATAGCTGCTATACTTATGCTAGCAAATATGAGATCTCAGATTACCTCAGATCATATTCCCGTGAATTTTAGAAGATTTTAA
- a CDS encoding RICIN domain-containing protein, producing the protein MKRFKFKNIIFAIFIGCSSSAYEQTNKFPNAIKNPLNSAPTTAHYKPVLLAAANDLVRGPNKPVNPSNPFDDTKVFYNTPSVSDYVSIIGQNDALITIWALAPLNWVWGYSPLNSRSFGDARIWRFIIYPKNFVQIQNKKTGTCINAYQNGIVHIPCEDTNQAQFWELKPFSNGTVLIKNFASQTCLQSNSTKGYSYYGLYLVDCAEKAINLDQQWQIIAPAMTTSPIPLPSR; encoded by the coding sequence ATGAAGCGATTTAAATTTAAAAATATAATATTTGCGATATTTATAGGATGTTCCAGCAGTGCCTATGAACAAACAAATAAATTTCCTAATGCTATAAAGAATCCTCTAAACTCAGCTCCTACGACTGCTCATTATAAACCGGTTTTGTTAGCCGCGGCAAACGACCTTGTTCGAGGTCCAAATAAACCGGTAAATCCGTCTAATCCTTTTGACGATACTAAGGTTTTTTATAACACTCCATCAGTCTCGGATTATGTATCTATCATCGGACAAAATGACGCTCTTATAACTATCTGGGCACTTGCACCGCTTAATTGGGTGTGGGGTTATTCTCCTTTAAATAGCCGTTCTTTCGGAGATGCTAGAATTTGGAGGTTTATTATTTATCCTAAGAACTTTGTGCAAATTCAAAATAAAAAGACCGGTACTTGCATAAATGCATATCAAAACGGTATTGTTCATATACCTTGCGAGGATACAAATCAAGCACAATTTTGGGAATTAAAACCGTTTAGTAACGGTACTGTTTTGATAAAAAATTTTGCTTCTCAGACTTGTTTGCAGTCAAACTCTACAAAGGGTTATAGTTATTATGGTTTATATTTAGTTGATTGTGCAGAAAAAGCTATAAATTTAGATCAACAGTGGCAGATAATAGCTCCTGCTATGACTACATCACCCATACCATTACCATCTAGATAA